One part of the Candidatus Aquiluna sp. UB-MaderosW2red genome encodes these proteins:
- the nrdR gene encoding transcriptional regulator NrdR has product MHCPFCRNSDSRVIDSRTSDDGSSIRRRRQCPECQKRFTTIETASLMVTKRSGVTEPFSRDKIVSGVRKACQGRPVTDADLALLAQQVEEALRSSGAASIEAQDIGLAILVPLRQLDHVAFMRFASVYQAWDSLEDFEAAVDSLRKS; this is encoded by the coding sequence ATGCACTGTCCATTTTGCAGAAATTCAGACTCTAGGGTGATTGACTCCCGGACCTCAGACGACGGCTCCTCAATTCGACGTCGCAGGCAATGCCCCGAGTGCCAAAAGCGTTTTACAACCATCGAAACTGCAAGTCTCATGGTCACCAAAAGAAGTGGAGTCACCGAACCTTTTTCAAGAGACAAAATTGTCTCTGGTGTGCGCAAGGCCTGCCAGGGCAGGCCAGTCACCGATGCCGATCTAGCGTTATTGGCTCAACAGGTAGAAGAAGCACTTCGTTCATCAGGTGCTGCGAGCATTGAGGCCCAGGACATTGGCCTTGCGATCCTGGTGCCACTAAGGCAATTGGATCATGTTGCGTTCATGCGCTTTGCGAGTGTCTATCAAGCTTGGGATTCGCTCGAGGACTTCGAGGCAGCTGTAGATTCACTAAGGAAATCGTAA
- the hisD gene encoding histidinol dehydrogenase, which produces MRRVVISQQITQELVRELIPRAAINIAEATDATSTIITEVRDSGIEALKKHSAKFDGVIPVNFRVPKASLEKALRELDSELRISIETAIERVKKVSEAGLPQEFSVELAHGAFVHQRYHPVDSVGLYVPGGKAVYPSSVVMNAVAAMVAKVPRIAIATPAQKEFGGLPHPSILATAELLGISEVYAIGGASAVAAFAYGVKEIGLEPVRMVTGPGNIFVATAKRLLRSEIGIDSEAGPSEILIIADGAADARMIAADLISQAEHDENAAAVLVTDSEQLIGRVESQIDLLSKNTANKERISIALNGQQSALVLVKNIEAAIEVSNFYATEHLEIMTSDPREVLARISNAGAIFLGSYSPVSLGDYLAGSNHVLPTGEQAKYGPGLGVHSFLRPQQIIEYSESALKQVADQISVFANNEGLPAHAEAVQLRFEKDN; this is translated from the coding sequence GTGCGCAGGGTAGTTATCAGCCAACAAATTACTCAAGAGCTGGTCCGCGAACTAATTCCCAGGGCTGCAATAAATATTGCCGAAGCCACCGATGCCACTTCCACAATCATTACCGAGGTCAGAGACTCCGGGATTGAGGCTCTAAAAAAGCACAGCGCCAAATTCGACGGTGTCATCCCAGTAAATTTCAGGGTGCCCAAAGCCTCGCTAGAAAAAGCTCTGAGGGAGCTTGACTCTGAGCTAAGAATTTCAATTGAAACTGCGATTGAGCGAGTAAAAAAAGTCAGCGAAGCGGGATTGCCTCAAGAGTTTTCTGTCGAATTAGCCCACGGTGCTTTTGTTCACCAGCGATACCACCCAGTTGACTCTGTGGGGCTTTATGTTCCTGGTGGAAAGGCCGTTTACCCTTCAAGTGTTGTCATGAACGCGGTAGCTGCGATGGTCGCAAAAGTTCCGAGAATCGCGATAGCAACGCCGGCTCAGAAGGAATTTGGCGGATTGCCTCATCCGAGTATTTTGGCAACGGCAGAGCTTCTTGGCATTTCAGAGGTTTACGCAATTGGGGGAGCAAGTGCGGTTGCAGCTTTTGCATACGGGGTGAAAGAAATTGGTCTAGAGCCGGTCCGCATGGTCACAGGCCCGGGGAACATTTTTGTTGCTACGGCAAAAAGGCTACTTCGCTCCGAAATAGGAATCGACTCCGAAGCGGGGCCATCTGAGATCTTGATAATCGCCGATGGTGCCGCCGATGCCAGAATGATCGCTGCAGATTTGATTTCGCAAGCGGAACACGACGAGAACGCGGCGGCAGTTTTGGTGACGGATTCTGAGCAGTTGATTGGCCGTGTTGAAAGTCAGATCGACTTGCTGTCAAAAAATACGGCTAATAAAGAGCGCATTAGTATCGCCCTAAATGGACAACAGTCGGCCCTAGTTTTGGTGAAAAATATCGAAGCAGCGATCGAGGTGTCAAATTTCTATGCCACCGAACATCTTGAAATCATGACTAGCGACCCACGCGAAGTGCTAGCGAGGATTTCAAATGCCGGAGCAATTTTCTTGGGTTCATATTCTCCTGTCAGCTTGGGGGATTACCTGGCTGGATCAAACCACGTTCTACCCACTGGAGAGCAGGCCAAATATGGCCCAGGCCTCGGGGTTCACAGTTTCTTGCGTCCTCAGCAAATCATTGAATACTCCGAGTCTGCACTGAAGCAAGTGGCGGATCAGATATCCGTTTTTGCTAATAATGAAGGATTGCCGGCCCACGCGGAAGCGGTCCAGCTTCGTTTCGAGAAAGATAACTGA
- a CDS encoding flavin reductase family protein produces the protein MTNLDPTLPLEGSEALKAVFRMHASGVAIITSTNSDGEPIGFTASSVTSLGSRPPLASFNISQGSSSYPHLRIGKWVAIHALSDDSIQLAQRFAGLSKDRFVDLDYQTGPGNTPLLNGVSAVLVGKVRERFEVESNAVVVVDAITAEDYQRNKSPLIYFQRGYAAIGERLADNY, from the coding sequence ATGACAAATTTAGACCCCACATTGCCCCTTGAGGGCTCAGAAGCACTCAAGGCCGTATTCAGAATGCATGCTTCCGGCGTAGCCATAATCACATCAACCAATAGCGATGGTGAGCCAATTGGTTTCACGGCATCCTCGGTCACATCGCTTGGATCTAGGCCGCCATTGGCGTCTTTCAACATATCCCAGGGCTCATCGAGCTACCCGCACTTGAGAATTGGCAAGTGGGTCGCAATTCACGCTCTTAGTGACGACTCGATTCAATTGGCTCAAAGATTTGCAGGGCTCTCAAAGGATCGGTTTGTCGATCTCGATTATCAAACAGGACCCGGAAATACACCGCTACTCAATGGCGTGAGTGCTGTTTTGGTGGGCAAGGTGAGGGAGCGATTCGAAGTTGAGAGCAACGCTGTTGTGGTGGTTGACGCAATAACTGCCGAGGATTATCAAAGAAATAAATCCCCACTTATCTACTTTCAGCGCGGATACGCAGCAATTGGTGAGCGACTAGCAGATAACTACTAA
- the dnaE gene encoding DNA polymerase III subunit alpha, giving the protein MSKDNFVHLHNHTEYSMLDGAARIKQLVGKAAELKMPAIAMTDHGNTHGAYEFWKQSKAVGIKPIIGIEAYLAPESRLLKSKVRWGDGGDDDVSGGGAYSHMTMWATDNNSMQNLFRLSSESYLSGYYFKPRMDRELLHKYGKGLIATSGCPGGEVQTRLRMGQYDKAVETAAEFRDIFGEGNFFVELMDHSLDVEKRVREDLLRLAKDLNLPLVATNDLHYTEQADSQAHDALLCVQVGSNLLDPNRFKFESQEYYLKSAAQMREIFRDVPEACDNTLLIAERCEVDFIKRDLMPRFPVPEGQTESGWFQEEVWRGMERRFPQGFSEKHKDQAAYEIEVIIKMGFPGYFLVVSDFIAWARNQGIRVGPGRGSAAGSLVSYAMGITELDPLLHDLIFERFLNPERLSMPDIDVDFDDRRRPEVIKYVTEKYGSDRVAQIVTFGTIKAKQALKDSSRVLAMPYAVGERLTKAMPAMVMGRDVSLQDLINKDSERYSEAQEFREIIETDPDSMKVFELAQGLESLKRQWGVHAAGVIMSAEPLMDVIPIMKREEDGAIITQFDQPPCEELGLLKMDFLGLRNLTVIDDALENIRSNRKQEVVLETLDLNSDIPTFELMSRGDTLGVFQLDGDSMRQLLRLLKPTEFEHISAVIALYRPGPMGMNSHINYAQRKNGVQESQGIHPELTEPLRDILGPTYGLIVYQEQVMAAAQKVAGYTLGQADLLRRAMGKKKPEELAKQFEAFSDGMVAGGFSKPAITALWDTLLPFADYAFNKAHSAGYGVLSYWTGYLKANFPAEFMAALLTSVGDSKDKLAIYLNECRKMGIKVVPPDVNQSIGVFAAVGEDIRFGLGAIRNVGKNVVDAIVQARKAGPFLSFHDFLSRSSQQATTKRVVESLIKAGAFDSLGHTRRSLIAIHEEAIDSASVTRKQAASGQVDLFGELEGEDPMVVQVPSLPEWTKRDLLSHEREMLGLYVSDHPLAGQEALLLRHSDMGAIALKESDIQDGETVTLAGLITQVQHRIARSSGNPWGQVTLEDFSGEISLMFMGKTYIEHREKLVPDQTVSVRGRVSRRDEEIMVQAYSIDLLDAGREQGGVIKLTILEAMATKSRLEKLSEILARYPGPVEVQVKLVGSGTKHFLLPQRVGVDHTLFGELKALLGQEAVD; this is encoded by the coding sequence AGGCCGCTGAGCTGAAGATGCCGGCAATCGCCATGACCGATCACGGCAATACCCATGGAGCTTACGAGTTTTGGAAACAATCCAAGGCGGTAGGTATCAAGCCGATCATTGGTATTGAGGCATATTTAGCCCCGGAATCTAGGTTATTGAAATCAAAGGTGCGCTGGGGAGATGGCGGGGACGATGATGTCTCTGGCGGCGGGGCCTACAGTCACATGACCATGTGGGCTACTGATAACAACTCGATGCAAAATCTCTTTAGATTGTCTTCGGAATCCTATCTTTCGGGTTATTACTTTAAGCCGCGCATGGATAGGGAGTTGCTCCATAAATATGGCAAGGGCCTGATTGCGACCTCGGGGTGCCCAGGTGGCGAGGTTCAGACCAGGTTGAGAATGGGTCAATACGATAAGGCGGTTGAGACGGCCGCGGAATTTAGGGATATTTTTGGGGAGGGCAACTTCTTTGTCGAATTGATGGATCACTCCCTAGATGTCGAAAAACGAGTGCGCGAAGATCTGTTGCGTTTGGCCAAAGACCTGAATCTTCCCCTAGTTGCCACCAATGACCTGCACTACACCGAGCAGGCCGATTCTCAGGCACACGACGCTTTGCTGTGCGTTCAGGTTGGGTCAAATCTTTTAGACCCAAATAGATTCAAGTTTGAATCTCAGGAGTATTACCTGAAGTCTGCTGCGCAAATGCGCGAGATTTTCAGGGATGTTCCCGAGGCTTGCGACAACACGCTTTTGATTGCCGAGCGTTGCGAGGTCGATTTCATCAAACGAGACCTAATGCCGCGCTTTCCAGTTCCTGAAGGTCAAACAGAGTCCGGTTGGTTTCAGGAGGAGGTTTGGCGTGGGATGGAACGCAGGTTCCCACAAGGTTTTAGCGAAAAACATAAAGATCAGGCTGCCTACGAGATTGAAGTGATCATCAAGATGGGTTTCCCGGGTTATTTTTTGGTGGTGTCAGATTTTATCGCCTGGGCAAGGAATCAGGGTATTCGGGTTGGTCCGGGGCGGGGCTCCGCGGCTGGGTCACTGGTTTCTTATGCGATGGGGATTACGGAGTTGGACCCATTGCTTCACGACCTGATTTTCGAGCGGTTTCTTAATCCCGAGCGACTCTCCATGCCCGACATCGATGTGGACTTTGATGATCGTCGAAGGCCAGAGGTCATCAAGTACGTAACCGAAAAATATGGCAGCGATCGAGTTGCGCAAATTGTCACGTTCGGCACCATCAAAGCAAAGCAGGCCCTGAAGGATTCATCACGGGTTTTAGCGATGCCATACGCAGTGGGGGAGCGACTCACCAAGGCTATGCCGGCGATGGTGATGGGCCGAGATGTCTCGCTTCAAGACCTGATCAATAAGGACTCTGAGCGTTACTCCGAGGCCCAGGAATTTCGCGAGATCATCGAAACCGATCCGGACTCCATGAAGGTGTTTGAATTGGCCCAGGGTCTAGAGTCCCTTAAGCGGCAGTGGGGCGTTCACGCTGCCGGCGTGATTATGTCGGCAGAGCCGCTAATGGACGTGATTCCGATTATGAAGCGTGAGGAAGACGGCGCCATCATCACTCAGTTTGATCAGCCGCCCTGCGAAGAGCTGGGTCTTCTAAAGATGGACTTTTTGGGGCTCCGAAACCTGACTGTGATTGATGACGCCCTGGAGAACATTCGCTCAAACCGCAAACAAGAAGTGGTTTTGGAGACACTAGATCTAAATTCTGATATTCCGACTTTCGAACTTATGTCAAGGGGTGACACTCTAGGAGTTTTCCAGCTTGACGGCGATTCAATGCGGCAGCTTTTGCGATTACTGAAGCCGACAGAATTTGAACACATCTCCGCAGTGATTGCCCTATATCGACCCGGTCCAATGGGCATGAATTCGCACATTAATTACGCCCAACGAAAAAATGGAGTCCAGGAATCGCAGGGCATCCACCCCGAGCTCACCGAGCCACTGAGGGACATCCTGGGGCCGACTTATGGTCTAATCGTCTACCAAGAGCAGGTTATGGCTGCGGCTCAAAAAGTGGCTGGCTACACCTTGGGCCAGGCAGATCTGTTGCGCCGAGCCATGGGTAAGAAAAAGCCGGAAGAGCTAGCCAAGCAGTTTGAAGCTTTCAGCGACGGAATGGTTGCTGGAGGGTTTTCAAAGCCTGCAATCACTGCACTCTGGGACACCCTGCTGCCTTTTGCTGACTACGCCTTCAATAAAGCGCATTCGGCTGGCTACGGTGTTCTTTCTTATTGGACCGGCTATCTCAAGGCGAACTTCCCTGCGGAGTTCATGGCGGCACTTCTAACCTCGGTGGGAGATTCTAAGGACAAGCTAGCGATCTACCTAAATGAGTGTCGCAAGATGGGCATCAAGGTGGTTCCGCCTGATGTAAACCAGTCCATCGGGGTCTTTGCCGCCGTGGGTGAAGATATCAGATTCGGCTTGGGTGCTATTCGCAACGTTGGTAAAAACGTGGTTGACGCAATCGTTCAGGCGAGAAAAGCAGGTCCCTTTTTATCGTTTCACGATTTCCTTTCGCGATCATCGCAGCAGGCCACCACGAAGAGGGTTGTTGAGTCGCTCATCAAGGCCGGGGCCTTCGACTCTCTCGGGCACACCAGAAGATCTTTGATCGCAATTCACGAGGAGGCAATTGATTCGGCCAGCGTCACTCGTAAGCAAGCGGCTTCCGGGCAAGTTGATCTATTCGGAGAACTGGAGGGTGAAGACCCAATGGTGGTCCAGGTCCCCAGTCTGCCGGAGTGGACCAAGCGCGATCTACTTTCTCACGAACGCGAGATGCTCGGCCTTTATGTTTCTGACCACCCGCTGGCTGGCCAAGAAGCACTTCTTCTGAGGCACTCAGACATGGGGGCAATCGCGCTCAAGGAAAGTGACATCCAAGACGGCGAGACGGTCACCCTGGCGGGCCTAATAACACAGGTGCAGCACCGGATTGCAAGATCCTCGGGCAACCCTTGGGGTCAGGTAACGCTTGAGGATTTCTCGGGGGAAATCAGTTTGATGTTTATGGGTAAGACCTACATCGAGCATCGTGAAAAGTTAGTTCCAGATCAGACTGTTTCGGTGCGTGGAAGAGTTTCAAGGCGTGATGAAGAAATCATGGTTCAGGCCTATTCGATCGACCTACTTGATGCGGGTAGAGAGCAGGGCGGTGTTATTAAGCTCACCATCTTGGAGGCAATGGCCACCAAGAGCCGCTTGGAGAAACTCTCCGAAATTTTGGCTAGATATCCTGGTCCTGTGGAGGTGCAAGTGAAGCTAGTGGGATCGGGAACAAAGCACTTCTTGCTTCCTCAACGGGTGGGTGTTGATCACACCCTATTTGGAGAACTTAAGGCGCTTTTAGGTCAGGAGGCAGTGGATTAG